The sequence TGATGGCGGCCGATGAGGTGTTTCTTGTAACAACTCCCGAGCCGACTTCCATTACAGATGCTTATGCACTTATAAAAATGATATCAAACAGGGAAAATAACAAAATAATAAGGGTGGTTGTCAACAGAGCTGAAAATGCAAATGAAGCAAAAGACATACTGAACAGGCTTTCAATGGTGACGGAAAAGTTTCTTGCAATGAAGCTTTATCCGCTGGGATTTATCCCCCAGGACGAATCGGTAATAAAAGCGGTAAAAATGCAGCAGCCGTTTTCTTTGAGCTTCCCTAAATGTGATGCCACAAAGCATATAAAAGAGATTTCAAAAAGACTTATAGAAGGAAGTACCGGCCTGTCCAATCGGCAGGAAGGTGGAATAAAGGGCTTTGTGCGAAGACTGGTAAACCTTATGAATGCTTGACGGCAAAAAATCGTATCAGGAGTATTTATACGGAGGTAAAATATGAGGTTTAATGAATTGGGCGTAGGGTTGAAGCTCGAATTAAAACTTGAAGGTTCGGATGAAAAAAACGGCGATTCTGTCTTTGTCAGCGAATTTGAATGGGCTGAAAATGACAGGATAATATATATTGCAGCTCCGATAAAGGGGGGAAAAATTTACCCTGTCAGTGTCGGTGAAGAACTTGCCATAGTGTTTATAAAAAGCGACAACCTTTATGAATTTAAAGGAAAGGTTATTGGCAGAGAGGTAAGACATAATATAAGTCTTTTGCGGGTTGAAACCTTGTCTGAGATAAGAAAGATACAAAGACGGGATTTCTTCAGATTTGATTGTTCAATTCCGATAAGCTACAGGGTAGTGGAAAAGGATAGAATCAATATATTACAAAGAAGATTTATAAAGTCATATACCAGAGATATAAGCGGCGGAGGGGTGTGTATAAGGCTTAAAGAAAGAATCGAGACCGGAGAGCTTCTGGAATGTGAATTGTTCTTGAATGATTTTAATAAAGTAAGTTTTTTGGGAAGAGTGGTAAGGCTTACAGAATACGACAGCAAAAATGATGTTTATAAATATGAGATAGGAGTTAAATTTGAAAAGATTGAGGAAAGAGACAGAGAAAGAATTATAGGATATATATTTCAGGAACAAAGAAGACTTATAAAAAAGGGTTGATGTTGCGATATGATTTGGAATCTGAAGCAAAAAATCACTGTGTTGGTAGTTGACGATTCAGCCTTTATGAGAAAAGTAATATCGGATATTCTAAACAGCGATGAAGAAATCAAGGTTATTGATACAGCAAAAAACGGTCTTGAGGCTATTGAAAAGGCGCAAAAGCTAAAACCGGACGTTATTACCCTGGACTTGAAGATGCCTGTTATGGACGGCCTCGAGTGCTTAAGAAAACTGAATGAAACCATGCGCATTCCGGTTATTATGTTAAGCAGCATTACCAAGGAGGGAGCGGAGGCAACCATTCAGGCTTTGGCCGAAGGAGCAATGGACTTTGTTGCAAAACCTGAAAACATATTTGATATGAAAGAAGAAAGAATAAAGAATGAGATAATTGAAAAAGTAAAAATTGCAAAAAACTACAAATATTTTAAAAGCGACAAAAAGAGCACGGGTACTGTAATAAAAGCCAATACAACCCAAAGCAGGATTCGCAATATCGTAGTTATTGGTACTTCCACCGGCGGACCGAGGGCACTTCAGGATGTTTTGCCGCTTTTTCCGGCAAATGTGGACGCAGCTTTTTTGATAGTACAGCACATGCCCGGAGGATTCACAAAATCTTTGGCTGAAAGACTTGATTCCATGTGCAATGTAAAGGTAAAAGAAGCTGAAGATGATGAGATTATTGAAAATTCCCATGTATACATTGCTCCCGGAGACTTCCATATGCTTCTTGAGAAGAATGGCAATGATACATTTAAAATAAAGCTTTCCAAAGATCCCCCGTTGGGAGGTCACAGACCGTCTGTTGATGTAATGATGGAATCGGTGTCCAATACAGGATTTAAAAATGTTGTTGCGGTCATAATGACAGGGATGGGACGGGACGGAAGTGAAGGCATCAAAAAGCTCAAGAGTGTAA comes from Acetivibrio thermocellus ATCC 27405 and encodes:
- a CDS encoding flagellar brake protein produces the protein MRFNELGVGLKLELKLEGSDEKNGDSVFVSEFEWAENDRIIYIAAPIKGGKIYPVSVGEELAIVFIKSDNLYEFKGKVIGREVRHNISLLRVETLSEIRKIQRRDFFRFDCSIPISYRVVEKDRINILQRRFIKSYTRDISGGGVCIRLKERIETGELLECELFLNDFNKVSFLGRVVRLTEYDSKNDVYKYEIGVKFEKIEERDRERIIGYIFQEQRRLIKKG
- a CDS encoding protein-glutamate methylesterase/protein-glutamine glutaminase, with amino-acid sequence MIWNLKQKITVLVVDDSAFMRKVISDILNSDEEIKVIDTAKNGLEAIEKAQKLKPDVITLDLKMPVMDGLECLRKLNETMRIPVIMLSSITKEGAEATIQALAEGAMDFVAKPENIFDMKEERIKNEIIEKVKIAKNYKYFKSDKKSTGTVIKANTTQSRIRNIVVIGTSTGGPRALQDVLPLFPANVDAAFLIVQHMPGGFTKSLAERLDSMCNVKVKEAEDDEIIENSHVYIAPGDFHMLLEKNGNDTFKIKLSKDPPLGGHRPSVDVMMESVSNTGFKNVVAVIMTGMGRDGSEGIKKLKSVNNAYIIAQDESSCVVFGMPRVAISTGVVDVVVPLKEIANEIMKIVGVHE